The following are encoded in a window of Brevibacillus sp. DP1.3A genomic DNA:
- a CDS encoding NEW3 domain-containing protein — MSKGKLAKLYTITTAAVLATSLIMPVAPETAHADRGVVDLWKAIKPLTTIASAMNTGAHPDDEHSSMLAYLSLGKGVDTSSVIANRGEGGQNEIGSELGNALGIIRTRELQEASKITNIHLENLSEKIDDPIFDFGFSKSPDETLQKWGEDVAYEKLIRRIRTLRPDVVIPAFLNEPSTHGHHRAINVITVRAFKDAADPNVFPQHAKEGLAPWQVKKLYLPAKEQDYSVKVPVGDYDEIYGASYVQLGEESRFMHKSQGMGRHYDEGPSFNYYKLDQAIVETKDKEADFFGGIAYSFDDLAKEVASQSGGGKVASELKKLQKDATEVIAAYPSFASVAKEAHEMLADVEKTTAAVESSSLPADTKTDLRHRLGVKKSQLNKASAEALSLVTKVKPETTELVAGQTTKVTVTAYNGGQAKVGKINLALNVPKGWQAKPQTTTSFSSLGYNQTVKTTFDVTVPSDAALFQPYAAPAITADVSYNFAGSTANSHVTPADAIAVLPSFSMVLSPSATVLNTQKPEEPIPVKVTVKNYNPGAAKTNISLDVPKGWSVEPQATALAFEAKGETKSVAFTVKADASVQPDKYTVTAVASGSGKESRHGAQVIRYPHIGTTYFVQPATLAIQAFDLKVPEGLKVGYVSSGFDNIDQYLSQLGVNVTNLSAKDIESGDLDQYDTIVLGIRAYGFRPELIPSNARLLKYVENGGNLVVQYHKPEDKWKPELAPYPIKIGAPLIQWRVTDENSKVTVLAPDHALFHSPNKITEEDWDNWIQDRSAYNPSEWGKEYTELISNGDEGEKEFTGTYLTAKYGKGTYTYSSLVWYREIPSLVPGAIRLFVNMISPQQ; from the coding sequence TTGAGTAAGGGGAAACTTGCCAAGCTGTACACGATTACGACTGCAGCGGTGCTGGCTACGAGTCTGATTATGCCGGTAGCACCCGAGACGGCCCATGCAGACCGCGGGGTTGTCGACCTGTGGAAAGCCATCAAGCCGCTCACCACGATTGCCAGTGCGATGAACACCGGAGCACATCCGGACGATGAGCACAGTTCAATGCTCGCGTACTTGTCGCTTGGCAAAGGGGTGGACACATCCAGTGTCATTGCGAACCGAGGCGAGGGAGGACAGAACGAGATAGGCAGCGAGCTAGGTAATGCGCTGGGGATCATTCGTACCCGCGAATTGCAGGAAGCTTCCAAAATCACGAACATCCATCTGGAGAACCTCAGTGAAAAAATCGATGACCCTATTTTTGACTTCGGCTTTTCCAAAAGCCCGGATGAAACCCTGCAAAAATGGGGCGAGGATGTCGCGTATGAAAAGCTCATCCGCCGTATCCGGACACTGAGACCCGATGTCGTGATTCCCGCATTTTTGAACGAACCTTCGACTCACGGTCATCATCGCGCGATTAATGTCATTACGGTACGGGCATTCAAGGATGCCGCAGATCCAAACGTTTTTCCACAGCATGCAAAAGAAGGCTTGGCTCCTTGGCAGGTGAAAAAACTGTATTTGCCTGCAAAGGAACAGGATTACTCGGTCAAGGTGCCTGTTGGCGACTATGACGAAATTTATGGTGCCTCTTACGTTCAACTCGGCGAAGAATCCCGTTTCATGCACAAGAGCCAGGGCATGGGACGTCACTATGACGAAGGGCCAAGCTTCAATTATTACAAGCTCGATCAAGCCATCGTAGAGACAAAAGACAAAGAGGCAGACTTTTTTGGGGGAATTGCCTATTCATTTGACGATTTAGCCAAAGAAGTGGCCAGCCAGTCTGGCGGGGGAAAAGTCGCGAGTGAACTGAAAAAGCTGCAAAAGGATGCCACAGAGGTCATTGCTGCGTACCCAAGCTTTGCCTCAGTAGCCAAGGAAGCGCATGAAATGCTGGCGGATGTGGAAAAAACGACGGCAGCAGTTGAATCATCCTCCTTGCCAGCTGACACGAAAACAGACTTGCGCCATCGTTTGGGAGTGAAGAAATCTCAGCTGAACAAAGCGAGTGCCGAAGCGCTCTCGCTCGTAACCAAAGTAAAGCCTGAGACAACTGAGTTGGTAGCTGGCCAAACAACGAAAGTAACGGTTACGGCTTACAACGGCGGCCAAGCAAAAGTCGGGAAGATCAATCTCGCGCTGAATGTACCAAAAGGCTGGCAAGCCAAGCCGCAAACGACCACCAGCTTCTCATCGCTCGGCTACAATCAGACGGTGAAAACGACATTTGATGTCACAGTTCCTTCTGATGCCGCTCTGTTCCAACCGTATGCCGCTCCAGCCATTACGGCAGACGTCAGCTACAACTTTGCAGGCTCGACGGCGAATAGCCATGTGACACCAGCAGATGCCATTGCAGTTCTTCCATCTTTTTCTATGGTGCTGAGTCCAAGTGCGACGGTTTTGAATACGCAGAAGCCAGAGGAGCCAATCCCGGTCAAGGTTACAGTGAAAAACTACAATCCAGGTGCAGCGAAAACCAACATCTCTCTCGATGTACCAAAAGGCTGGAGCGTAGAACCACAAGCAACAGCGCTCGCCTTTGAGGCCAAGGGAGAAACGAAGTCGGTTGCCTTTACGGTCAAAGCAGATGCTTCGGTCCAACCGGATAAGTATACGGTGACAGCAGTAGCGTCTGGCAGTGGTAAAGAGAGCCGACACGGAGCACAAGTGATCCGTTACCCGCATATTGGCACGACATATTTTGTCCAACCTGCAACGCTTGCGATCCAGGCGTTTGACCTGAAGGTCCCGGAAGGCTTGAAGGTCGGTTACGTGTCCAGTGGCTTTGACAATATCGATCAGTATTTGTCCCAATTGGGAGTCAATGTGACCAATCTGTCGGCAAAAGACATCGAGTCTGGCGATCTGGATCAATACGATACGATCGTGCTGGGCATTCGCGCTTATGGTTTCCGACCTGAGCTGATTCCTTCAAATGCCCGCTTACTGAAATACGTAGAAAACGGCGGAAATCTGGTCGTGCAATACCACAAGCCAGAGGATAAATGGAAGCCAGAGCTGGCTCCTTATCCGATCAAAATCGGTGCTCCGCTGATTCAATGGCGTGTCACAGACGAAAACTCCAAAGTAACAGTACTGGCGCCTGATCATGCATTATTCCATTCGCCAAACAAAATCACGGAGGAAGATTGGGACAACTGGATTCAGGATCGTTCCGCTTACAATCCATCCGAGTGGGGCAAGGAATACACAGAGCTAATCTCCAATGGAGACGAAGGCGA
- a CDS encoding NEW3 domain-containing protein: MDKKSPMVQPTKLPCPPIPVSVRTMQGEHGLLDLWKAIKPLATIASAMNTGAHPDDEHSAMLAYLALGRGVYTTSVIATRGEGGQNEIGCEQGTALGIIRTRELEEASSLGNVTLGILSEELDDPIHDFGFSKCAEETFRKWGEEVVYERLIRKIRELRPDVVIACFENEPTTHGHHRAITLLTQRAFHEAADPQIFPEHRQAGLLPWQMKKLYLPIMDNDDYHVAVPVGEYDQIYGSSYVQLGERSRFMHKTQGMGVHYDEGPTYNYYRLDASVSPAPEKERDFFSGLPVSFADLAQSIAAKGGQELAEGLHRMHDAATDVLNAYPRFAEVAQRVNRMKALLATAQQEVRKALLDEETKIDLMYRLGLKEAQLNRASAEALSLVVKIKPETGEWVAGQTTTVTVTAYNGGSLEVEHVQLRMRVPAGWTAKPLTPTAFPRLAYNQTVCTVFEVSIPAQTELFHPYKPPVLDVEVLYFAFETASTIRVEPDSRVAVLPPYAVTLTPSDVVRNTLHTDETIPVKVTLKQYRPGSSTAKVALVVPAGWTAEPAFVDVPFSFRSETKTIAFTVHTTPQVTNGKYQISATVTGTDGVTEIAQDVQVIEYPHVGRTYFIRPATLTVQAFDLAIPKNQRIGYVSSGFDNMDKYLRAVGVNCLNLDANEIQSGDLSRYDTIVLGIRAYGFRRELIESNQRLLHYVENGGNLVVQYHKPEDKWKPHLAPYPIFIGESLIDWRVTNEQSDVRMLAPDHPMFQEPNVITQADWDGWVQERSIYNPSRWGSEYTELIATSDPGEPEFRGIFLTAHYGKGTYTYSSLAWFREIPQLVPGAFRLFVNMISQKQ, translated from the coding sequence ATGGACAAGAAATCACCGATGGTACAGCCGACTAAATTGCCCTGCCCGCCAATTCCCGTATCTGTTCGCACCATGCAGGGGGAACACGGACTGCTCGATCTATGGAAAGCGATTAAGCCGCTCGCTACCATTGCCAGTGCCATGAACACAGGTGCCCATCCAGACGATGAGCACAGTGCTATGCTCGCTTACTTGGCGCTGGGGAGAGGCGTGTATACCACGAGTGTGATCGCGACGAGAGGGGAAGGCGGCCAAAACGAAATCGGCTGCGAGCAAGGTACCGCACTTGGGATTATCCGCACGCGCGAGTTGGAAGAAGCATCATCTCTCGGCAATGTGACGCTTGGCATCTTAAGCGAAGAGCTGGATGATCCCATCCATGATTTCGGGTTCTCCAAATGCGCCGAAGAAACCTTCCGCAAATGGGGCGAAGAGGTCGTGTACGAGCGATTGATTCGAAAAATCAGGGAGCTGCGCCCCGATGTCGTCATTGCTTGCTTTGAAAATGAACCGACGACACACGGACATCACCGGGCGATTACATTACTGACACAGCGAGCTTTCCACGAAGCAGCCGATCCACAGATCTTTCCGGAGCATAGGCAGGCTGGACTTTTGCCGTGGCAAATGAAAAAGCTGTATTTGCCTATCATGGACAACGATGATTATCACGTTGCTGTACCCGTTGGGGAATATGACCAAATCTACGGCTCATCCTATGTTCAGCTTGGTGAGCGATCGAGGTTTATGCATAAGACACAGGGCATGGGTGTTCATTACGACGAAGGCCCGACCTACAATTACTACCGATTGGATGCTTCTGTTTCTCCGGCACCGGAAAAAGAGCGCGACTTTTTTTCCGGACTGCCCGTCAGTTTTGCTGATCTGGCGCAGAGCATCGCTGCAAAAGGCGGGCAAGAACTCGCCGAAGGGCTTCACCGTATGCACGATGCGGCTACAGATGTATTGAATGCCTACCCGCGTTTTGCTGAGGTGGCACAAAGGGTTAACCGCATGAAGGCTTTGCTTGCGACTGCACAACAAGAAGTACGCAAGGCCCTACTCGATGAAGAAACAAAGATTGATTTGATGTATCGGCTAGGACTCAAGGAAGCGCAGCTAAACCGTGCCAGTGCGGAGGCTCTGTCTTTGGTGGTGAAAATCAAGCCGGAGACGGGCGAGTGGGTGGCAGGCCAGACGACAACCGTTACCGTAACGGCTTACAACGGCGGCTCGCTTGAGGTTGAGCATGTGCAGCTGCGTATGCGTGTTCCCGCTGGATGGACGGCGAAACCGCTCACGCCAACTGCGTTTCCGCGACTTGCTTACAATCAGACGGTGTGCACCGTATTTGAGGTATCGATTCCTGCTCAGACGGAGCTGTTCCATCCTTACAAGCCGCCCGTGCTCGATGTCGAGGTGCTCTATTTCGCATTTGAGACAGCCAGTACGATTCGCGTGGAGCCGGATAGCCGTGTAGCTGTTCTTCCGCCGTATGCCGTGACGCTGACCCCCTCAGATGTGGTTCGGAACACGCTGCATACGGATGAGACGATCCCGGTTAAGGTAACACTGAAACAATACCGTCCGGGAAGCTCTACAGCCAAGGTCGCTCTCGTTGTCCCGGCAGGCTGGACAGCGGAGCCAGCCTTTGTCGATGTTCCGTTTTCTTTCCGCAGCGAGACGAAAACGATCGCTTTTACTGTTCATACCACACCGCAGGTGACGAATGGCAAATATCAGATTAGCGCTACGGTAACGGGGACAGACGGTGTGACAGAGATCGCGCAAGATGTGCAGGTCATAGAATACCCGCATGTCGGTCGCACGTATTTCATCCGGCCCGCTACGCTGACTGTTCAAGCCTTTGACTTAGCCATCCCGAAAAATCAACGGATCGGCTACGTATCCAGCGGCTTTGACAATATGGATAAATACTTGCGCGCGGTTGGGGTGAATTGCCTCAATCTGGACGCAAACGAAATACAATCGGGCGATTTGTCCCGCTACGACACGATTGTTCTCGGTATTCGCGCATACGGATTCCGCCGCGAATTAATTGAGAGCAACCAGCGTCTTTTGCATTATGTAGAAAACGGCGGAAATCTCGTCGTTCAATATCACAAGCCGGAGGACAAATGGAAGCCGCACTTGGCACCTTACCCTATTTTTATCGGCGAATCGCTGATCGATTGGCGGGTGACCAATGAGCAATCAGACGTCCGTATGCTGGCCCCTGACCATCCGATGTTTCAGGAGCCAAACGTGATTACCCAAGCAGACTGGGATGGATGGGTGCAGGAGCGCTCCATTTACAATCCTTCTCGCTGGGGGAGCGAGTATACCGAGCTGATTGCGACAAGTGATCCAGGCGAACCGGAGTTCCGCGGCATTTTCCTCACGGCGCACTATGGAAAAGGGACGTACACCTACAGCTCGCTTGCCTGGTTCCGCGAGATTCCACAGCTAGTCCCTGGCGCTTTTCGCTTGTTCGTCAACATGATCAGTCAGAAGCAGTAA